The following coding sequences lie in one Apium graveolens cultivar Ventura chromosome 3, ASM990537v1, whole genome shotgun sequence genomic window:
- the LOC141712482 gene encoding putative CCR4-associated factor 1 homolog 7: MLPNCARFVIWLYLAVQIMSMLLKNDSIQIREVWNDNLEEEFALISDIVDDYPFVAMDTEFPGVVIRPILGFKSNTEYNFHTLKANVDLLKLIQLGLTFSDENGNLPTCGTDKYCVWQFNFCDFNLTKDLYANDSIELLGRSGIDFKKNAEKGIDAGRFSALLMSSGIILNDNIHWVTFHSGYDFGYLLKILTCQKLPDTQEGFFDLLKMYFPVFYDIKHLMRFCNSLHGGLNKLAELLDIERVGICHQAGSDSLLTCCTFMKLKETFFNGSPEKYAGVLYGLGVENGKVAY; the protein is encoded by the coding sequence ATGTTGCCAAATTGTGCGAGATTTGTTATTTGGTTATATTTGGCGGTTCAAATAATGTCGATGCTGTTGAAAAACGATTCGATTCAGATAAGGGAAGTTTGGAATGATAATCTAGAAGAAGAGTTTGCATTAATTTCCGACATAGTTGATGACTATCCTTTTGTAGCTATGGATACTGAGTTCCCTGGCGTTGTTATTCGCCCGATTTTGGGTTTCAAGAGCAACACTGAATATAATTTCCATACCTTGAAGGCTAATGTTGATCTGTTGAAGTTGATTCAGTTAGGTCTTACATTCTCTGATGAGAATGGGAATTTACCCACTTGTGGAACCGACAAGTACTGTGTCTGGCAGTTCAATTTCTGTGATTTTAATTTGACCAAAGATCTCTATGCTAATGATTCGATTGAGCTTCTGGGCCGGAGCGGTATTGATTTTAAGAAGAATGCTGAGAAGGGTATTGATGCTGGCAGGTTTAGTGCGCTGTTGATGTCGTCGGGGATTATTCTGAATGATAACATTCATTGGGTAACTTTTCACAGTGGCTATGATTTTGGCTACTTGCTGAAGATACTGACTTGCCAGAAGCTGCCTGATACACAGGAGGGGTTCTTTGATTTGCTGAAAATGTACTTCCCGGTGTTTTATGATATCAAGCATCTCATGAGGTTCTGCAATAGTCTTCATGGTGGCCTGAACAAGCTTGCTGAACTTCTGGATATCGAGAGAGTTGGGATCTGTCACCAAGCTGGTTCGGATAGCTTGCTTACTTGCTGTACCTTCATGAAGCTGAAAGAAACCTTTTTCAATGGCTCACCTGAGAAATATGCTGGGGTGTTGTATGGTCTTGGTGTTGAGAATGGTAAAGTTGCTTATTGA
- the LOC141710790 gene encoding protein PSK SIMULATOR 1-like, with translation MVAVTTMGWLSQIRNRKRIKSVDDVHRSKNLGILSFETAKTMSRLVALYKSLSDQEINYLRDNVVQSKGVNYLNSADATSLFSLACAERLEDLDFTAAAIGRLGQKCIDLGFNRFDILYADLKLGTLHFETLEYGSRKIEKKIKEIERLVYATANLHASLQGLGELEVSERKIKQRKLYCELGTPDQNVNFDQFDQKLASHRKQVRYLKKVSLWNKTFDQSVEILARITCSVYARICMVFGPYIRDLPACGLVRPIKNVIGSRSGPILGASQHCLVRFHSQKPIRFLDVDGSDKEGSNNNRVFHAAGPNTVGGSGLAVRYANVILLVERYLDSNMTIGRDAREELYEMLPESLRKSMRSKLRKNVKKGPVTDKLMAGGWKEPLNEMMEWLTPMAHDTLKWQMERNFGSMKFESKPTVLLLQTLHFSDKEKAEAAIAEVLVGLSCIYWCEKRL, from the coding sequence ATGGTTGCTGTAACCACCATGGGGTGGCTTTCTCAGATACGCAACCGCAAAAGAATCAAATCCGTTGATGACGTTCATCGCTCCAAAAATCTTGGCATTCTCTCTTTTGAGACTGCCAAAACCATGTCACGTTTGGTCGCTTTATATAAATCTTTGTCTGATCAGGAAATTAATTATCTCCGCGACAATGTTGTTCAATCCAAAGGGGTAAATTATCTGAATTCTGCTGACGCAACTTCTCTTTTCTCGCTTGCTTGTGCTGAAAGACTCGAAGATCTTGATTTTACTGCTGCTGCTATTGGGAGGTTGGGTCAGAAATGTATTGACTTGGGGTTTAATAGGTTTGATATTCTTTATGCTGATCTTAAGTTGGGAACATTACATTTTGAGACTTTGGAATATGGGTCACGAAAAATCGAAAAGAAGATCAAGGAGATTGAAAGATTGGTTTATGCTACGGCAAATTTGCACGCTTCATTGCAAGGTTTAGGTGAGTTAGAGGTATCGGAGAGGAAAATAAAGCAAAGGAAATTGTACTGTGAATTAGGTACGCCGGATCAGAATGTAAATTTTGATCAATTTGATCAAAAACTTGCTAGTCACAGGAAGCAAGTTCGCTATCTTAAAAAAGTTTCGTTATGGAACAAGACATTTGATCAAAGTGTTGAGATATTGGCTAGGATTACTTGTAGTGTCTATGCTCGGATTTGCATGGTTTTTGGACCTTATATTCGGGATTTGCCTGCTTGTGGTCTTGTTAGGCCTATTAAGAATGTCATAGGTTCTCGATCAGGGCCAATTTTGGGGGCATCTCAGCATTGTTTGGTCCGTTTTCATAGTCAGAAGCCGATACGTTTCCTTGATGTTGATGGTAGTGATAAAGAAGGTAGCAATAATAACAGAGTGTTTCATGCAGCAGGACCTAATACAGTGGGAGGTTCGGGGTTGGCAGTGCGTTATGCGAACGTGATTTTGTTGGTAGAGAGGTATTTGGATTCGAATATGACAATAGGCCGTGATGCAAGGGAGGAACTGTATGAAATGTTACCAGAGAGTTTGAGGAAGTCAATGAGATCAAAGCTGAGGAAGAATGTGAAGAAAGGTCCAGTTACAGACAAGTTGATGGCTGGAGGATGGAAGGAACCACTGAACGAGATGATGGAATGGCTAACACCGATGGCTCATGATACTTTGAAGTGGCAGATGGAAAGGAATTTTGGAAGTATGAAGTTTGAGTCCAAACCAACGGTTTTGTTATTGCAGACTCTGCATTTTTCTGATAAGGAGAAGGCAGAAGCTGCCATAGCAGAGGTGTTGGTAGGGTTAAGTTGTATATATTGGTGCGAGAAACGGCTATAG
- the LOC141712483 gene encoding ABC transporter I family member 1-like: MSLRKPPLPRLLLKNVSCMRNAQQILRHVNVSVHDGGALVLTGTNGSGKSTFMRMLAGFSKPSAGEILWNGHDITESGIFHQYKLQLNWLSLKDAVKDKFTVLDNVQWFEVLEGKQGRSLPALELMGLGRLANDKARLLSMGQRKRLQLARLLAIDRRIWLLDEPSVALDDDGVKLLEHIIAEHRKKGGIVIVATHLPIEIEDAMYLRLPPRFPRRITFVDMLDRGD, encoded by the coding sequence ATGTCTCTCCGTAAACCACCACTCCCTCGACTGCTCTTAAAAAATGTATCTTGCATGAGAAATGCCCAACAAATTCTTCGTCATGTAAATGTGTCAGTTCATGATGGTGGTGCACTCGTGCTTACAGGCACCAATGGGTCAGGCAAAAGCACTTTCATGCGTATGCTAGCTGGCTTTTCTAAACCATCAGCTGGGGAAATCCTCTGGAATGGTCATGATATAACTGAATCTGGAATATTTCACCAGTACAAGCTTCAGTTAAACTGGCTCTCCCTAAAAGACGCTGTCAAAGACAAGTTTACAGTACTTGACAATGTGCAATGGTTTGAAGTTCTGGAAGGCAAGCAAGGGAGATCACTACCTGCTCTGGAACTAATGGGACTTGGAAGACTGGCAAATGACAAAGCAAGATTGCTCTCCATGGGGCAGAGGAAAAGGCTTCAGCTTGCAAGGTTGCTCGCAATAGATAGGCGAATTTGGTTGCTCGATGAGCCATCCGTGGCGCTAGATGATGATGGAGTAAAGTTGTTGGAACATATTATTGCAGAGCACAGAAAGAAGGGTGGGATTGTTATTGTCGCCACACACTTGCCTATCGAGATTGAGGATGCCATGTACTTGAGGTTGCCACCCCGTTTTCCAAGAAGAATAACTTTCGTAGACATGCTTGATCGAGGAGATTAG
- the LOC141712484 gene encoding uncharacterized protein LOC141712484, with translation MERSSKWKVTIITQICLCVALFAAFNIGHPMKHINRSNMIRRNPNDFYFVSVGGGFRSFNHQARLLKLMRKVIKLYNAQFVVNVSDLGEDDPLLQNATHHLQSLKVPWYTTSIFKGKELDYVVKQIEIPGQKALDVIIFQAGFKQDNSTDSYNRELHQLTGLLNATNGDWRIVVGFQSLEGCDDSLKKMDLYHVFLKYGVDAYLSAQVCNKNVEKEGAALIHNAGEMRRGPYFMSINEKRILHSDIENGFLLHRVGSIEIVTYLVTMKGEVVYQTSLQQGGRHDI, from the exons ATGGAGAGATCATCTAAATGGAAAGTTACAATTATAACGCAAATCTGTCTCTGCGTTGCTCTCTTTGCAGCTTTCAACATTGGTCATCCTATGAAACATATTAATAGATCAAACATGATTCGTAGGAATCCTAATGATTTCTATTTTGTTAGTGTTGGAGGAGGCTTTCGATCATTCAATCACCAGGCCCGTCTTCTCAAATTG ATGAGGAAGGTGATAAAGCTGTACAATGCACAATTTGTAGTTAACGTTAGCGATCTTGGCGAAGATGATCCGTTGCTGCAGAAT GCTACTCATCACCTTCAGTCCCTGAAAGTTCCGTG GTACACAACTAGCATTTTTAAAGGAAAAGAGCTTGATTATGTAGTTAAACAGATTGAAATCCCAGGCCAAAAAGCGCTGGATGTGATAATTTTCCAGGCCGGCTTCAAGCAG GATAATTCCACGGACAGTTACAATCGTGAATTACATCAGCTTACGGGCTTGCTCAATGCCACCAATGGCGACTG GCGTATTGTTGTCGGGTTCCAGTCATTGGAAGGTTGCGATGATAGTCTAAAAAAAATGGACCTGTATCACGTGTTTCTGAAATATGGAGTA GATGCATACCTTAGCGCACAGGTATGTAACAAAAATGTTGAGAAAGAAGGCGCGGCTCTTATCCACAATGCTGGTGAAATGCGCAGAGGACCTTATTTCATGAGCATAAATGAGAAACGTATTCTTCACAG TGATATTGAAAATGGGTTCCTTCTTCATAGAGTTGGCTCTATAGAGATT GTGACATACTTAGTTACTATGAAAGGTGAAGTTGTGTATCAAACTTCACTGCAACAGGGAGGCAGACATGACATATGA